From Pseudomonas fluorescens, one genomic window encodes:
- a CDS encoding acyl-CoA dehydrogenase family protein, with the protein MTAQAQHLPSLASSVDYNTLAARFRPIFARIAAGTVARERERSLPHEPIQWLKEAGFGAVRVPLEFGGGGATLPQLFQLLIELAEADSNIAQALRGHFAFVEDRLNAQASGSQAVWLQRFVEGDLVGCAWTEIGAVKIGEVITRVSRQGDQWRVNGTKYYSTGSLYSDWIDLFARRDDTGADVIAAIRTQQPGVQQSDDWDGFGQRTTGSGTSVFVNAVVEEENLIDFSTRFKYQTAFYQLVLLAVLVGSGRAALRDFSHEVGKRTRVFSHGAAASTAEDPQIQQVIGKASGQVYASEAATLRAAQAAQEAYLAHFAGDAEAERQANIAAELESAQAQVAAVELILRATSDLFNTLGASGTSTAKQLDRHWRNARTAASHNPVIYKERIIGDWHVNGTEPPYVWQIGGGAKQG; encoded by the coding sequence ATGACTGCCCAAGCCCAACACCTGCCGTCGCTCGCCAGCAGCGTCGACTACAACACCCTCGCCGCACGATTCCGCCCGATATTTGCGCGGATTGCCGCCGGTACGGTGGCCCGCGAGCGCGAGCGCAGCTTGCCCCACGAGCCGATCCAGTGGCTCAAGGAAGCCGGCTTCGGCGCCGTGCGCGTACCGCTTGAATTCGGTGGCGGCGGCGCGACCCTGCCGCAATTGTTCCAACTGCTGATCGAACTGGCCGAAGCCGATTCCAATATTGCCCAGGCCCTGCGCGGCCACTTCGCCTTTGTCGAGGACCGGCTCAACGCCCAGGCCAGCGGCTCGCAGGCGGTGTGGTTGCAGCGCTTCGTCGAGGGTGATCTGGTGGGCTGTGCCTGGACCGAAATCGGCGCGGTGAAGATCGGTGAGGTCATCACCCGAGTGTCGCGCCAGGGCGATCAATGGCGGGTCAACGGCACCAAGTACTACAGCACCGGCAGCCTCTATTCCGACTGGATCGATCTGTTCGCCCGCCGCGACGACACTGGCGCCGACGTCATTGCGGCCATCCGCACCCAACAACCGGGCGTCCAACAAAGCGACGACTGGGACGGTTTCGGCCAGCGCACCACCGGCAGCGGCACCTCGGTATTTGTCAACGCCGTGGTCGAGGAAGAAAACCTCATCGACTTCAGCACTCGCTTCAAATACCAGACCGCCTTCTATCAACTGGTCTTGCTCGCGGTACTGGTGGGCTCCGGCCGCGCCGCCCTGCGCGACTTCTCGCACGAGGTGGGCAAGCGCACCCGGGTGTTCAGTCATGGCGCTGCCGCGTCCACCGCCGAGGACCCGCAGATCCAGCAAGTGATCGGCAAGGCTTCCGGCCAGGTCTATGCCAGCGAGGCCGCCACCCTGCGCGCCGCCCAGGCGGCACAGGAGGCCTACCTCGCGCACTTCGCCGGCGACGCTGAGGCCGAACGCCAGGCCAATATCGCCGCTGAATTGGAGTCAGCCCAAGCCCAAGTGGCGGCGGTCGAGCTGATCCTGCGCGCCACCAGCGACCTGTTCAACACACTCGGCGCGTCGGGGACCAGCACCGCCAAGCAGCTTGACCGGCACTGGCGCAACGCGCGCACCGCGGCCTCCCACAACCCGGTGATCTATAAGGAACGGATCATCGGCGACTGGCACGTCAACGGTACCGAACCGCCTTATGTGTGGCAGATCGGTGGTGGCGCCAAGCAAGGCTGA
- the sfnG gene encoding dimethylsulfone monooxygenase SfnG, with protein MSQQPIKFAYWVPNVSGGLVVSKIEQRTRWDIDYNRELARIAERSGFDYALSQIRFTAGYGADNQHDSVVISHALLAATEKLKVIAAILPGPWTPSLAAKQLATIDQFTQGRVAVNIVSGWFKGEFRAIGEPWLDHDERYRRSEEFIRALKGIWTQDNFSFSGDFYRFHNYSLKPKPLQRPHPEIFQGGSSRAARDMAARVSDWYFTNGNTVEGIKAQVDDLRAKAALNGHSVKVGVNAFIIARETEAEARAVLAEIIDKADPQAVQGFAGEAKNAGAASPEGEGNWAKSSFEDLVQYNDGFKTNLIGTPRQIAERIVELKAIGVDLILSAFLHFQEEVEYFGKHVLPLVRELEQARAEALEPV; from the coding sequence ATGAGCCAACAACCGATCAAATTCGCCTACTGGGTACCCAACGTCAGCGGTGGCCTGGTGGTCAGCAAGATCGAACAGCGCACCCGCTGGGACATCGACTACAACCGCGAACTGGCACGGATAGCCGAGCGCTCGGGGTTTGACTACGCGCTGTCGCAGATTCGTTTCACCGCCGGCTACGGCGCGGATAATCAGCACGATTCAGTGGTCATCAGCCACGCGTTGCTGGCCGCCACCGAGAAGCTCAAGGTGATCGCCGCGATCCTGCCGGGCCCGTGGACGCCGTCGCTGGCGGCCAAGCAATTGGCGACCATCGACCAGTTCACTCAAGGACGGGTGGCGGTGAACATTGTCTCCGGTTGGTTCAAGGGTGAGTTCCGCGCCATTGGCGAGCCGTGGCTGGACCATGACGAGCGCTATCGTCGTTCGGAGGAATTCATCCGCGCCCTCAAAGGCATCTGGACCCAGGACAATTTCAGCTTCTCCGGCGATTTTTATCGCTTCCACAACTACAGCCTCAAGCCCAAACCGCTGCAGCGTCCGCATCCGGAAATCTTCCAGGGGGGCAGTTCGCGAGCTGCCCGGGACATGGCTGCGCGGGTCTCCGACTGGTACTTCACCAACGGCAATACCGTGGAGGGCATCAAGGCACAGGTCGACGATTTGCGGGCCAAGGCGGCGCTTAACGGCCATTCGGTCAAGGTTGGGGTCAACGCCTTTATCATCGCCCGTGAAACCGAAGCCGAAGCGCGGGCAGTGCTCGCCGAAATCATCGACAAGGCTGACCCGCAAGCCGTGCAAGGTTTTGCCGGCGAAGCAAAAAACGCCGGTGCGGCCAGCCCGGAAGGCGAGGGCAATTGGGCGAAGTCGAGCTTTGAAGACTTGGTGCAGTACAACGACGGTTTCAAAACCAACCTGATCGGCACCCCCCGGCAGATTGCCGAGCGTATCGTCGAGTTGAAAGCCATTGGCGTCGACCTGATCCTCTCGGCCTTCCTGCATTTCCAGGAAGAGGTCGAGTACTTCGGCAAACACGTGTTGCCGCTGGTGCGCGAACTGGAGCAGGCCCGCGCCGAGGCGCTGGAACCGGTGTAA
- a CDS encoding sigma-54 interaction domain-containing protein — protein MQLLTLPPSPTLATSIRATAQVFEDPRSQALLAHVQQVAPSEASVLIIGETGTGKELVARHIHNLSGRRNGPFMAVNCGAFSENLVEAELFGHEKGAFTGALAAKAGWFEEANGGTLFLDEIGDLPMPIQVKLLRVLQEREVVRLGSRKSIPINVRVLAATNVHLEKAINAGHFREDLYYRLNVVSLQLHPLRDRPGDILPLARHFIAEYSRRLGYQDVSLADDAVQRLASYDWPGNIRELENVIHHTLLICRDRLIRADNLHLSNLRIARENDDRPREESAEELLQRAFNKLFEEQSGALHEKVEDALLRTAYRFCHHNQVHTASLLGLSRNITRAHLIRIGELMVNKRRPGQSAQGNRVINLSI, from the coding sequence ATGCAACTGTTGACCCTGCCCCCGTCCCCGACCCTGGCCACTTCGATCAGGGCCACCGCCCAGGTCTTCGAAGACCCGCGATCACAAGCGTTGCTGGCCCATGTGCAGCAGGTCGCGCCAAGTGAAGCCAGTGTGCTGATCATCGGCGAGACCGGCACGGGCAAGGAGCTGGTCGCGCGCCACATCCACAACCTCAGTGGCCGGCGCAACGGGCCATTCATGGCGGTCAACTGCGGCGCCTTCTCGGAAAATCTGGTGGAAGCTGAACTCTTCGGCCATGAAAAAGGCGCCTTCACCGGCGCCCTGGCGGCCAAGGCCGGCTGGTTCGAGGAGGCCAATGGCGGCACGCTGTTTCTCGATGAAATTGGCGATCTGCCGATGCCGATTCAGGTCAAGCTGCTGCGTGTCCTGCAGGAGCGCGAAGTGGTGCGCCTGGGTTCGCGCAAGAGCATTCCGATCAATGTACGGGTGCTGGCGGCGACCAACGTCCACCTGGAGAAAGCGATCAACGCCGGGCACTTTCGCGAAGACCTCTACTATCGCCTGAATGTGGTCAGCCTGCAGTTGCACCCCTTGCGTGATCGCCCGGGGGACATCCTGCCGCTGGCCCGCCATTTCATCGCCGAATACAGCCGCCGTCTCGGCTATCAGGATGTCAGCCTCGCCGACGATGCCGTGCAGCGCCTGGCGAGCTACGACTGGCCGGGCAACATCCGCGAGCTGGAGAACGTCATTCACCACACCCTGCTGATCTGCCGCGACCGCCTGATTCGCGCGGATAACCTGCACCTGTCGAACCTGCGGATCGCCCGTGAAAACGACGACCGTCCGCGCGAGGAAAGCGCCGAAGAACTGCTGCAACGGGCCTTCAACAAACTCTTCGAGGAACAAAGCGGCGCGCTGCACGAGAAGGTCGAGGATGCGTTGTTGCGCACCGCCTACCGCTTCTGCCACCACAACCAGGTTCACACCGCCAGCCTGCTCGGGCTGTCGCGCAACATCACCCGCGCACACCTGATCCGCATTGGCGAACTGATGGTCAACAAGCGGCGCCCGGGGCAAAGTGCACAGGGCAACCGGGTGATCAATCTGTCGATTTGA
- a CDS encoding acyl-CoA dehydrogenase family protein produces MSVHLHPAQSTPLQTARLLAAQFAETAVERDARGGTPKIERDALRTSGLLALSIPRQYGGLGASWSETLAVTREFARVDSSLAHVFGFHHLMLATVRLFSRPEQWQPWFEQTARKNWFWGNALNPLDTRTVMRTFDGWYEFSGQKSFCSGASDSQMLIASAIDERAGGKLLIAAIPSARSGITLHGDWDNIGQRQTDSGSATFERVRVEHGELLLDPGPLSTPFAGLRPLIAQLHFSNLFLGIAEGAFEEARNYTLKESRPWFRSSAAHSSEDPYVLRHYGEFWVGLESVRLLIERAAAQLDAAWAKGEELSAEERAQLALSIGTAKVAATRNGLDICNRLFEVTGARATHASLRFDRHWRNLRTQTLHDPVDYRVHELGEWALSGKRPIPSFYS; encoded by the coding sequence ATGAGTGTTCATCTTCACCCTGCGCAGTCGACCCCGCTGCAGACCGCGCGCTTGCTGGCCGCGCAATTTGCCGAGACCGCGGTCGAGCGCGATGCCCGCGGCGGCACGCCCAAGATCGAGCGCGATGCCCTGCGCACCAGTGGCCTGCTGGCCCTGAGCATCCCCCGCCAATACGGCGGCCTGGGCGCCAGCTGGAGCGAAACCCTGGCAGTGACCCGCGAGTTCGCCCGGGTCGACAGTTCCCTGGCCCACGTGTTCGGGTTTCACCACCTGATGCTGGCCACCGTGCGCCTGTTCTCGCGCCCCGAGCAATGGCAACCCTGGTTCGAGCAGACCGCGCGCAAAAACTGGTTCTGGGGCAACGCCCTGAACCCCCTGGACACCCGCACGGTGATGCGCACCTTCGACGGCTGGTACGAGTTCTCCGGGCAGAAAAGCTTCTGCTCCGGCGCCAGTGATTCGCAGATGCTGATCGCCTCGGCCATCGACGAACGGGCCGGTGGCAAGCTACTGATCGCGGCGATTCCCAGCGCTCGCTCCGGGATCACCCTGCACGGCGACTGGGACAACATTGGCCAGCGCCAGACCGACAGCGGCAGCGCGACCTTCGAACGGGTGCGCGTCGAGCACGGCGAACTGCTGCTCGATCCCGGTCCGTTGAGCACGCCCTTCGCCGGTCTGCGGCCGCTGATCGCACAGCTGCATTTCTCCAACCTGTTTCTCGGCATCGCCGAAGGGGCCTTCGAGGAAGCGCGCAATTACACGCTCAAGGAAAGTCGCCCGTGGTTCCGTTCCAGCGCCGCCCATAGCAGCGAAGACCCTTACGTGCTGCGCCATTACGGCGAGTTCTGGGTCGGCCTGGAAAGCGTCAGATTGCTGATCGAACGGGCCGCCGCCCAGCTCGATGCGGCCTGGGCCAAGGGTGAGGAATTGAGCGCCGAGGAGCGTGCACAACTGGCGTTGTCTATCGGCACCGCCAAGGTCGCCGCGACCCGCAACGGCCTGGACATCTGCAACCGCCTGTTCGAAGTCACCGGCGCCCGAGCCACCCACGCATCCCTGCGCTTCGACCGCCACTGGCGCAACCTGCGCACCCAGACCCTGCACGACCCGGTGGATTACCGCGTGCACGAATTGGGTGAATGGGCGCTGAGCGGCAAACGCCCAATTCCGTCTTTCTATTCCTGA
- the msuE gene encoding FMN reductase, producing MSTPLNVVAVSGGTGRPSRTLALTESILAELSQHLPVKIHLIELGEIARPLGAALWRSELPAEVEQQLRLIENADLLLVTSPVYRGSFPGHFKHLFDLIEQDALVDTPVLLAATGGSDRHALVLDHQLRPLFSFLQALTLPIGVYASQGDFLDYRINSEALATRIRLAAERAAALFADSARALRKTA from the coding sequence ATGAGCACACCGTTGAATGTCGTCGCCGTCTCTGGCGGCACCGGCCGCCCGTCGCGCACCCTGGCACTGACCGAGTCGATCCTGGCCGAACTGAGTCAGCACCTGCCGGTGAAAATCCACCTCATCGAACTGGGCGAGATTGCCCGTCCGCTCGGGGCTGCGCTATGGCGCTCGGAGCTGCCGGCCGAGGTCGAGCAGCAACTGCGCCTGATCGAAAACGCTGACCTGCTGCTGGTGACCTCGCCGGTTTATCGCGGCAGCTTTCCCGGGCATTTCAAGCATTTGTTCGACCTGATCGAACAGGACGCGCTGGTCGATACCCCGGTGCTGCTGGCTGCCACCGGTGGCAGCGATCGCCATGCGCTGGTGCTCGATCACCAGTTGCGGCCGCTGTTCAGCTTCCTCCAGGCGCTGACCCTGCCGATTGGCGTGTACGCCAGCCAGGGCGATTTCCTCGACTACCGCATCAACAGCGAAGCCCTGGCCACACGCATTCGCCTGGCCGCCGAGCGTGCCGCCGCGCTGTTCGCCGACTCCGCCCGCGCCCTGCGCAAGACTGCCTGA
- a CDS encoding LysR family transcriptional regulator, translated as MQNVDMKALQVFFCLLNECNVTRTAQQLNMTQSAVSHTLARLRLLFNDPLFVSMGRGMLPTSRALALVEPLQQSLDALHKLIEPIKTFDPLSFEGSFEIATTDYIGFILLPRLMQRLAQNAPGAELNIQPLRPKEDLNLLKDGKLDLIIWNEKSAPANFHVRDLFSDRLKSVVRVGHPQINGSLSLEQFRNGQHLRISSNHGAVREAIDSLYEQHEIRCKTSLTVPHFLLAHILISQTDMIGMIAELTALRIAREIPLQVFEPPVAVAGFTVSQVWHERLHAAPAHKWLRGEINAVAQEITEELQQFRATQSASTV; from the coding sequence ATGCAAAACGTCGATATGAAAGCGCTGCAGGTATTTTTCTGCCTGCTCAACGAATGCAACGTCACCCGCACCGCGCAGCAACTGAACATGACCCAGTCGGCGGTCAGTCATACCCTGGCGCGCTTGCGGTTGTTGTTCAATGACCCGCTGTTCGTCTCGATGGGCCGCGGCATGCTGCCCACCAGTCGTGCCCTGGCGTTGGTGGAGCCGCTGCAGCAAAGCCTGGATGCACTGCACAAGCTGATCGAGCCGATCAAAACCTTCGACCCGCTGAGCTTCGAGGGCAGTTTTGAAATCGCCACCACCGACTACATCGGCTTCATCCTCCTGCCCCGGCTGATGCAACGCCTGGCGCAGAACGCGCCCGGCGCCGAATTGAACATCCAGCCGCTGCGCCCGAAAGAAGACCTGAACCTGCTCAAGGACGGCAAGCTCGACCTGATCATCTGGAACGAAAAAAGCGCCCCGGCGAACTTTCATGTGCGCGATTTGTTCAGCGACCGCCTGAAGTCGGTGGTACGCGTCGGCCACCCACAGATCAACGGCAGCCTCTCCCTGGAACAGTTCCGCAACGGTCAGCACCTGCGCATCAGCAGCAATCACGGGGCAGTGCGCGAGGCCATCGACAGCCTCTACGAACAACACGAGATCCGCTGCAAGACCTCGCTGACGGTGCCGCACTTCCTGCTGGCGCATATCCTGATATCGCAGACCGACATGATCGGCATGATCGCTGAGCTGACCGCTCTGCGCATCGCCCGGGAGATTCCCCTGCAAGTGTTTGAACCGCCGGTGGCCGTGGCCGGTTTCACCGTGTCCCAAGTCTGGCACGAACGCCTGCACGCCGCCCCCGCACACAAGTGGCTGCGGGGCGAAATCAACGCGGTGGCTCAGGAAATCACCGAGGAACTGCAACAGTTTCGCGCCACACAAAGCGCCTCGACAGTCTGA